A stretch of Chloracidobacterium validum DNA encodes these proteins:
- a CDS encoding sodium:solute symporter family protein produces the protein MTDVRLAWIDYVLMAIYFAFVIGIGVALKRFMRSSTDYFLSGRAIPAWVAGLAFISANLGAQEVIGMGASGAKYGIATSHFYWVGAIPAMVFVGVFMMPFYYGSRARSVPEYLKLRFDEKTRALNAVSFAVMTVFSSGVSLYAMGKLFKLLLGWNEDASMLAAAGIVLAYIFLGGLTSAIYNEVLQFFLIVFGFLPLVLLGLKDVGGWDGLQARLMTHSVAQGYAPTAYTQSWAFMGDATRNPVGVEWFGLAMGLGFVLSFGYWCTDFLVVQRAMAADSMTAARRTPLIAAIPKMLFPFLVILPGMIALTVEPRPMAMPPAMATAGVGIIPAKTTEAGAVIRDTTGRPVIDYDLATPTMLAHYLPAGLLGLGLTALLASFMSGMAGNVTAFNTVWTYDIYQSYFKRDASDAHYLWMGRAATVGGIALSVATAYVAAAFNNIMDVLQLVFAFVNAPLFATFLLGMFWKRATGHGAFWGLVAGTLAAALHHGLSLPEGATVGIKGGFFGVVLPLYRSELAQTFWTAIVAWTVCFIVTIAISLVTRPRPDEELTGLVYALTPKPTEEATFWQRPGVLAVVVLTATLLLNLIFF, from the coding sequence ATGACCGACGTTCGACTGGCGTGGATTGACTATGTCTTGATGGCGATTTACTTCGCCTTTGTCATTGGCATCGGCGTCGCGCTCAAGCGCTTCATGCGTTCGAGCACCGACTACTTTCTCTCCGGGCGCGCCATTCCGGCCTGGGTCGCCGGGCTGGCGTTCATCTCCGCCAACTTGGGCGCGCAGGAAGTCATTGGCATGGGCGCGTCGGGAGCAAAATACGGCATCGCCACCAGCCACTTTTACTGGGTTGGCGCGATTCCGGCCATGGTGTTTGTGGGCGTTTTCATGATGCCGTTCTACTACGGCTCGCGGGCACGCTCCGTGCCGGAATACCTCAAGCTGCGGTTCGATGAAAAAACGCGCGCGCTCAATGCCGTTTCCTTCGCCGTGATGACGGTGTTCTCGTCCGGCGTCTCGCTCTACGCCATGGGGAAGCTCTTCAAACTCCTGCTCGGCTGGAATGAAGACGCCAGCATGCTGGCCGCCGCCGGGATCGTGCTGGCCTACATTTTCTTGGGCGGGCTGACGAGCGCCATTTACAACGAGGTTTTGCAGTTTTTTCTCATCGTCTTCGGCTTTTTGCCACTGGTTCTGCTCGGCTTGAAAGACGTTGGCGGCTGGGACGGGCTTCAGGCGCGACTGATGACGCACTCGGTGGCCCAGGGCTATGCGCCAACGGCCTATACCCAGTCGTGGGCCTTTATGGGCGACGCCACACGCAATCCGGTTGGCGTCGAGTGGTTCGGGCTGGCCATGGGGTTGGGATTCGTCCTGTCGTTTGGCTATTGGTGCACGGATTTCCTCGTCGTCCAGCGCGCAATGGCAGCGGATTCGATGACTGCCGCCCGGCGGACACCACTCATTGCCGCCATTCCCAAAATGCTCTTTCCGTTTTTGGTCATCCTGCCCGGCATGATTGCGCTCACGGTTGAGCCACGCCCGATGGCGATGCCACCGGCTATGGCGACGGCCGGCGTCGGGATCATTCCGGCCAAAACCACCGAGGCCGGCGCGGTCATCCGCGACACGACAGGGCGTCCGGTCATTGACTACGACCTGGCCACGCCCACGATGCTCGCCCACTACTTGCCCGCCGGACTGCTCGGCCTTGGACTCACGGCGCTGCTGGCCTCGTTTATGTCGGGCATGGCCGGGAATGTCACGGCGTTCAATACGGTGTGGACCTACGACATTTACCAGAGCTATTTCAAGCGCGATGCCAGCGACGCCCATTACCTGTGGATGGGCCGTGCGGCAACAGTCGGCGGGATCGCGCTTTCGGTGGCGACGGCCTACGTTGCAGCGGCGTTCAACAACATCATGGATGTGCTCCAACTTGTGTTTGCCTTTGTCAACGCGCCGCTCTTCGCCACATTCCTGCTAGGCATGTTCTGGAAGCGCGCCACCGGCCACGGCGCCTTCTGGGGACTGGTTGCCGGCACGTTGGCGGCGGCCCTCCACCATGGCCTTTCGCTCCCGGAAGGCGCGACGGTCGGCATCAAGGGTGGTTTTTTCGGCGTCGTCCTGCCACTGTACCGGAGTGAACTGGCACAAACCTTCTGGACGGCCATCGTGGCCTGGACGGTCTGCTTCATCGTCACCATCGCCATCAGCCTCGTCACCCGGCCACGCCCGGACGAAGAACTCACCGGACTGGTCTATGCCCTGACCCCGAAACCGACCGAAGAGGCGACCTTCTGGCAACGGCCGGGCGTGCTGGCGGTGGTGGTGCTGACGGCGACACTCCTGCTCAATCTCATTTTCTTCTGA
- a CDS encoding glycosyltransferase family 39 protein, giving the protein MTLTALPPPSPHIETTGRLGLNREDTLTIALFTLLYAIPVAHSAVSRAFWLDELFTYYIVTMPTWAGTWDLLRNGPDQNPPLFYALTRLVVGVFGESEWAFRLPAMIGYWLLCLSLYTLGRRIGQTSTTGLIALVTPLVTGTGYYASEARPYGLMLGCLGVGLVSYAFIDPAEPPTWQRRAVLGLGSTLALAMAFHYLVLLPIGCLWLVEGYRTWRTRQVRWRVWGALAAPLAVLAYNWPLLTEQSKLPYWKMSLRWSELSEFYWWMVSPLTGLAFLTLVAVVAVIDRLGRRSRHHPSQEEAQPSAKLPSEWLWLGFVLLIGLPVGWMVLMKVTGRTMFTPRYLLPAVVGLTLLVMYVVGQLTAHHARWVARGIWTILAAVALWTGLQPWQLVLPRTEAVSNLPDPNQPVLVDCVMYLQLKHYFGDQLPRVVHVFGVLTYPQPEDPSRGLRAILGNPRAPRFEAPEAFRTAHDRYYIVCHKVHEARGLIQYLERLGTPVVKVTDEYLVYDFRWSDIE; this is encoded by the coding sequence ATGACTTTGACGGCTCTGCCCCCTCCGTCACCCCACATCGAAACCACCGGGCGGCTGGGTCTGAATCGTGAAGACACCCTCACCATTGCTCTGTTTACCCTGCTTTACGCCATTCCGGTGGCTCACAGCGCCGTCTCGCGCGCGTTTTGGCTGGATGAGTTGTTTACGTACTACATCGTGACCATGCCCACCTGGGCCGGCACCTGGGACTTGCTCCGAAACGGACCCGACCAAAACCCTCCCCTGTTCTACGCGCTCACGCGCCTGGTGGTCGGCGTCTTCGGTGAAAGCGAGTGGGCCTTCCGCTTGCCGGCGATGATCGGCTACTGGCTTCTGTGCCTGTCCCTCTACACCTTGGGACGCCGCATCGGACAAACCTCGACCACCGGTCTCATCGCTTTGGTTACACCACTGGTCACCGGCACCGGCTACTATGCCAGCGAAGCCCGTCCCTACGGCTTGATGTTGGGTTGTCTGGGTGTCGGTCTGGTCTCATACGCCTTCATAGACCCGGCTGAACCGCCGACTTGGCAACGGCGCGCCGTTCTCGGATTGGGCAGCACGCTGGCCCTAGCAATGGCTTTTCATTACCTCGTGCTGCTCCCAATTGGATGTTTGTGGCTGGTGGAGGGCTACCGCACTTGGCGCACACGACAGGTCCGGTGGAGGGTCTGGGGAGCGCTGGCCGCCCCCTTGGCAGTGTTGGCTTACAACTGGCCGCTCCTGACCGAACAATCAAAACTGCCTTACTGGAAGATGTCGCTGCGCTGGTCTGAGCTGTCTGAGTTTTACTGGTGGATGGTCAGTCCATTGACCGGTCTGGCTTTCTTGACCCTTGTGGCGGTCGTTGCAGTCATTGACCGGCTCGGTCGTCGTTCTCGACACCACCCAAGCCAGGAGGAGGCGCAGCCTTCTGCCAAACTTCCTTCCGAGTGGCTCTGGCTTGGGTTTGTGCTTCTGATCGGCTTGCCCGTCGGATGGATGGTTCTGATGAAAGTCACCGGTCGGACGATGTTCACGCCCCGCTACCTGCTTCCGGCAGTGGTTGGATTGACCCTTCTGGTGATGTATGTCGTGGGCCAACTGACGGCGCACCATGCTCGGTGGGTCGCTCGGGGCATCTGGACGATTCTAGCCGCAGTGGCGCTTTGGACGGGTCTTCAGCCGTGGCAACTGGTCTTGCCAAGGACCGAAGCGGTCTCCAACCTGCCTGACCCAAACCAGCCGGTGCTTGTGGACTGTGTGATGTACCTCCAGCTCAAGCACTACTTTGGTGACCAACTGCCACGGGTTGTGCATGTTTTTGGAGTCCTGACCTATCCGCAGCCGGAAGACCCCAGCCGTGGGTTGCGGGCGATACTGGGCAATCCCCGCGCCCCACGTTTTGAAGCCCCCGAGGCCTTCCGCACGGCGCATGACAGGTACTACATCGTTTGTCACAAAGTTCACGAAGCCAGAGGACTCATCCAGTACCTCGAACGTCTCGGAACCCCGGTTGTGAAGGTAACAGATGAATATCTCGTCTATGACTTCAGATGGTCAGACATAGAATGA
- the galT gene encoding galactose-1-phosphate uridylyltransferase — protein sequence MSELRWNPLLGEWTITATHRQERTFLPPADYCPLCPTQPGAFETEIPAAAFDIVVFENRFPSLQAAPPAPTVTGSRLCPVRPAQGVCEVVVYTDRHATTLAEESVERIRRLILVWRDRFAELSAREDVAYVYIFENKGEAIGVTLHHPHGQIYAYPFVPPRVARKLAQAEAHWQRTGRDLLGDLLAEELRDGRRIVCENEAFVAFIPFFARYPYETLIVPRRGVAAIVDFDAVERWRLAEMLKTLLVGYDRLFGFSLPYIMALHQRPTDGGEYPYARFHIELLPPHRTATKLKYLAGSESGAGAFINDTVPEETAPRLRAACPSAL from the coding sequence ATGTCGGAACTTCGCTGGAATCCCCTGCTGGGTGAGTGGACCATCACCGCGACGCACCGGCAGGAACGCACGTTTTTGCCGCCGGCGGATTACTGTCCCCTGTGTCCCACGCAGCCGGGGGCGTTTGAGACGGAAATCCCGGCGGCGGCGTTCGACATTGTGGTGTTTGAAAACCGCTTTCCGAGCTTGCAGGCAGCGCCCCCCGCGCCGACCGTCACCGGCAGCCGCCTTTGCCCAGTGCGTCCGGCGCAGGGGGTTTGCGAAGTCGTCGTCTATACCGACCGGCATGCGACGACGTTGGCCGAGGAAAGCGTCGAGCGCATTCGGCGGCTCATTCTCGTCTGGCGCGACCGGTTTGCCGAACTCAGCGCGCGGGAGGACGTGGCTTACGTCTATATCTTCGAGAACAAAGGCGAGGCCATCGGCGTCACGCTGCACCACCCGCACGGGCAGATTTACGCCTATCCCTTCGTTCCGCCGCGCGTTGCCCGCAAACTTGCCCAGGCCGAGGCGCACTGGCAACGAACTGGACGTGACCTCCTGGGTGACTTGCTCGCCGAAGAGCTGCGCGACGGACGGCGCATCGTTTGCGAGAACGAGGCCTTCGTCGCCTTCATTCCCTTCTTTGCGCGCTATCCGTATGAAACGCTTATTGTCCCCCGGCGCGGCGTTGCCGCCATCGTGGACTTCGATGCCGTCGAACGGTGGCGGTTGGCGGAAATGCTGAAAACGCTTCTGGTCGGCTATGATCGGCTGTTTGGCTTTTCTCTACCCTACATCATGGCGCTGCACCAACGGCCGACCGACGGCGGCGAGTATCCATACGCGCGCTTTCACATCGAGTTGTTGCCGCCCCACCGCACGGCCACCAAGCTCAAGTATCTGGCAGGAAGCGAAAGCGGGGCCGGCGCGTTCATCAACGACACGGTTCCAGAGGAAACCGCGCCACGCCTGCGTGCCGCCTGTCCTAGCGCGCTCTGA
- a CDS encoding aldehyde dehydrogenase family protein, with amino-acid sequence MSSPHLSAPSPAADAIPTYRMLIDGQLVAAEGERVFHTVSPADGQPLAAVPHASVADAERAVQAARSAFELGIWRNADGLLRAKVLNRIADLLEANLETFARLEALDQGKPAGYARALEIPAVIDTFRHFAGWADKIYGETIPVPAAGLDFTLREPVGVCVGLAPNNYPLALAAFKIAPALAAGNSLVLKPSPATPLTALKLGELCVEAGLPDGVLNIITEPGHEAAAYLLEHPEVDLISLTGGTETGKLVSRAAASTLKRVLLELGGKSPFIICPDADLELAVTGAVMGTFYNSGQTCTASTRLFVHRAVYDEFLERFSSAADRLVVGHPLDEATNNGPLVTRAQYEKVLGYVALGQDEGARLVTGGVRPTDLPETGNYLRPTIFADARNAMRFVREEIFGPVAAVIPFEDEDDAIAQANDSVYGLAASVWTRDIKRGLNLTKALRVGQVWLNNHNIFFPHAPFGGYKQSGNAREGGAEALRYYTQVKNVYVELGDVLMSPF; translated from the coding sequence ATGTCTTCTCCACACCTGTCCGCTCCGTCACCGGCGGCTGACGCTATCCCAACCTACCGGATGTTGATTGATGGGCAACTCGTCGCGGCAGAAGGTGAGCGCGTGTTCCACACCGTGTCACCGGCCGATGGGCAGCCGCTGGCCGCCGTTCCACATGCTTCGGTCGCCGATGCCGAGCGCGCGGTGCAAGCCGCCCGCTCCGCGTTTGAACTCGGCATCTGGCGCAACGCCGATGGCTTGCTGCGTGCCAAGGTACTCAACCGGATTGCCGATTTGCTCGAAGCGAACCTGGAAACCTTTGCCCGGCTCGAAGCCTTAGATCAGGGCAAACCAGCGGGATATGCGCGCGCGTTGGAAATTCCGGCCGTCATTGACACCTTCCGGCACTTTGCTGGCTGGGCGGACAAAATCTACGGCGAGACGATCCCCGTCCCGGCGGCCGGCTTGGACTTCACCTTGCGCGAGCCGGTTGGCGTGTGTGTGGGGCTTGCGCCGAACAACTATCCGCTGGCGCTGGCGGCGTTCAAAATCGCGCCGGCGCTGGCCGCGGGCAACAGCCTGGTGCTCAAGCCATCCCCCGCAACGCCGTTGACGGCCCTCAAGCTTGGCGAACTATGCGTTGAAGCTGGGCTTCCAGACGGCGTGCTCAACATCATCACCGAACCGGGCCACGAAGCAGCGGCGTACCTGCTGGAGCATCCCGAAGTGGATTTGATCTCGCTCACTGGCGGGACGGAAACCGGCAAGCTGGTGAGCCGGGCGGCGGCAAGCACGCTCAAGCGTGTCTTGCTTGAACTGGGTGGCAAGTCGCCGTTCATCATCTGCCCGGACGCCGACCTCGAGCTGGCTGTGACCGGGGCGGTGATGGGAACGTTTTACAACTCCGGGCAGACCTGCACGGCTAGCACCCGGCTGTTCGTTCACCGTGCCGTCTATGACGAGTTTCTGGAACGCTTCTCGTCTGCGGCCGATCGGCTCGTGGTTGGGCATCCGCTTGACGAAGCAACCAACAATGGGCCGCTGGTCACGCGCGCCCAATATGAGAAAGTGCTTGGCTACGTCGCGCTTGGGCAGGATGAAGGCGCGCGCCTGGTGACCGGCGGGGTCCGCCCGACGGATTTGCCGGAAACCGGGAACTACCTGCGCCCCACGATTTTTGCCGACGCGCGCAACGCCATGCGGTTTGTCCGTGAGGAGATTTTTGGTCCGGTGGCGGCGGTGATTCCCTTCGAGGATGAAGACGATGCCATCGCGCAGGCGAACGACTCGGTGTACGGCTTGGCGGCCTCGGTGTGGACCCGCGACATCAAGCGCGGACTGAATCTGACGAAGGCGTTGCGCGTCGGGCAAGTCTGGCTCAACAATCACAACATCTTCTTTCCGCATGCCCCATTTGGTGGATACAAGCAAAGCGGCAATGCCCGCGAAGGCGGCGCAGAGGCGCTCCGGTACTACACGCAGGTCAAGAATGTGTACGTCGAGTTGGGCGATGTGTTGATGAGTCCCTTTTAG
- a CDS encoding enoyl-CoA hydratase/isomerase family protein: MAYETIIVDTKDAIARVTLNRPDTLNAMNQTMVGELTSAFTALAEQSDVRAVVLTGAGRAFSSGGDIRGMLAAAPESTAETVRTMIERVNRMVLALYDLPQPVLAAINGPAHGLGMSLTLAADYRIAAMSASFSQAFIKIGLIPDGGGTFLLPRIVGWACATDLMLTGRTVPAGEAKTIGLVHQTIADAEFAKTVQLCAQQFASAPTQAIARTKALLRSSRRADFAAQLDLELNHQAGCAVTADFREGVTAFLEKRAPVFTGR, encoded by the coding sequence ATGGCTTATGAAACCATCATCGTTGACACCAAGGACGCTATCGCGCGGGTGACGCTCAATCGCCCCGACACGCTCAACGCCATGAACCAAACCATGGTTGGCGAGTTGACGTCCGCTTTCACCGCGCTCGCCGAACAGTCCGATGTTCGCGCCGTGGTCCTGACCGGGGCAGGGCGGGCATTCTCGTCTGGCGGCGACATCCGGGGCATGCTGGCCGCCGCGCCAGAATCCACAGCCGAGACGGTGCGAACCATGATCGAGCGCGTCAATCGGATGGTGTTGGCGCTGTACGACTTGCCCCAGCCGGTGCTTGCCGCCATCAATGGCCCGGCGCACGGCTTGGGGATGAGCCTGACGCTTGCGGCCGATTACCGCATTGCCGCCATGAGCGCCAGTTTTTCCCAGGCTTTCATCAAAATCGGACTCATTCCAGATGGCGGCGGAACATTCTTGTTGCCGCGAATTGTGGGTTGGGCCTGCGCCACCGACCTGATGCTGACCGGAAGAACTGTCCCGGCCGGAGAAGCCAAAACCATCGGACTCGTTCACCAGACCATTGCTGACGCCGAGTTTGCCAAAACCGTCCAGCTTTGCGCCCAGCAGTTTGCCAGCGCGCCGACCCAGGCCATTGCGCGAACCAAAGCCCTGCTCAGAAGCAGTCGCCGGGCAGACTTCGCCGCGCAGCTCGATCTCGAACTCAATCACCAGGCCGGCTGCGCCGTGACTGCCGACTTCCGGGAAGGCGTCACCGCGTTTTTGGAAAAGCGCGCGCCGGTCTTCACCGGGCGGTGA
- a CDS encoding DUF2237 family protein, with protein MPQPEKTPRNVLGGPLETCCTSPMTGFYRTGKCETGPDDIGTHVVCAQMTAEFLAFTKSRGNDLSTPAPWYRFPGLKPGDQWCLCVSRWKEALAAGVAPPVILEATHEKALEVVSLEDLKRHALPDPFSDVDEIAIPDDEKTT; from the coding sequence ATGCCCCAACCTGAGAAAACACCCCGCAATGTCCTTGGCGGGCCGCTCGAAACTTGCTGCACCTCGCCGATGACGGGCTTTTATCGAACCGGCAAGTGCGAAACCGGCCCCGATGACATCGGCACTCACGTCGTCTGCGCCCAAATGACTGCTGAGTTTTTGGCCTTCACCAAGTCCCGGGGCAATGACTTGTCCACGCCGGCACCCTGGTATCGCTTCCCCGGACTCAAGCCGGGGGATCAGTGGTGCCTGTGCGTCTCCCGTTGGAAAGAAGCCCTCGCGGCCGGTGTCGCGCCGCCCGTCATCCTTGAAGCCACGCACGAAAAGGCGCTCGAAGTCGTTTCCCTTGAAGACCTCAAGCGCCATGCCCTACCTGATCCCTTCAGCGATGTGGACGAAATCGCCATTCCTGACGACGAGAAAACCACGTAG
- a CDS encoding winged helix-turn-helix domain-containing protein, translating into MAAKHKANKSEASPATPKAVVSATKVASESVDKLIHEPVRLGLLCALAGVERLSFVELKRLLSTTDGNLSVHLRRLEEAAYIDCEKGFRGRIPHTTYRLTDAGRAALMTYVNHMEALVRHANRVVRAR; encoded by the coding sequence ATGGCGGCTAAACACAAGGCAAACAAATCAGAGGCTTCTCCGGCGACGCCGAAAGCCGTCGTCTCGGCCACGAAAGTTGCCTCCGAAAGCGTTGACAAGCTCATTCACGAGCCGGTCCGCCTCGGCCTGTTGTGCGCGCTGGCCGGCGTCGAGCGCCTGTCATTCGTCGAACTCAAGCGGCTGCTGTCCACGACGGATGGCAACTTGAGCGTGCACCTGCGCCGCCTGGAAGAAGCTGCCTACATTGATTGTGAAAAGGGCTTTCGCGGCCGGATACCACATACGACCTACCGGCTGACCGACGCGGGACGGGCGGCGCTGATGACTTACGTCAATCACATGGAAGCGCTCGTCCGCCATGCCAACCGCGTCGTCAGAGCGCGCTAG
- a CDS encoding glycosyltransferase family 39 protein, translated as MPFLGCAEPTPGRTPRLGITRTDWLTVVLFTALYILYVGHEAVTRAFWIDELFTYYVVTMPTWAGTWDLLRNGPDQNPPLFYALTRLVVGVFGESEWAFRLPAVVGYWLLCLSLYTLGRRIGQTSTTGLIALVTPLVTGTGYYASEARPYGLMLGCLGVGLVSYAFIDPAEPPTWQRRAVLGLGSTLALAMAFHYLVLLPIGCLWLVEGYRTWRTRQVRWRVWGALAAPLAVLAYNWPLLTEQSKLPYWKMSLRWSELSEFYWWMVSPLTGLAFLTLVAVVAVIDRLGRRSRHHPSQEEAQPSAKLPSEWLWLGFVLLIGLPVGWMVLMKVTGRTMFTPRYLLPAVVGLTLLVMYVVGQLTAHHARWVARGIWTILAAVALWTGLQPWQLVLPRTEAVSNLPDPNQPVLVDCVMYLQLKHYFGDQLPRVVHVFGVLTYPQPEDPSRGLRAILGNPRAPRFEDPNAFFEANERFYIVYCKDFRDENLKLRLEKHQVPVVRQTSEYLIYDFRWSDIE; from the coding sequence ATGCCATTTCTTGGCTGTGCCGAACCAACGCCAGGCAGGACGCCGCGCCTTGGCATCACGCGCACTGACTGGCTGACCGTCGTCCTCTTCACTGCACTTTATATTCTCTATGTTGGGCATGAAGCGGTGACCCGGGCGTTCTGGATAGATGAGCTGTTCACCTACTATGTTGTGACCATGCCCACCTGGGCCGGCACCTGGGACTTGCTCCGAAACGGACCCGACCAAAACCCTCCCCTGTTCTACGCGCTCACGCGCCTGGTGGTCGGCGTCTTCGGTGAAAGCGAGTGGGCCTTTCGCCTGCCGGCTGTGGTCGGCTACTGGCTTCTGTGCCTGTCCCTCTACACCTTGGGACGCCGCATCGGACAAACCTCGACCACCGGTCTCATCGCTTTGGTTACACCACTGGTCACCGGCACCGGCTACTATGCCAGCGAAGCCCGTCCCTACGGCTTGATGTTGGGTTGTCTGGGTGTCGGTCTGGTCTCATACGCCTTCATAGACCCGGCTGAACCGCCGACTTGGCAACGGCGCGCCGTTCTCGGATTGGGCAGCACGCTGGCCCTAGCAATGGCTTTTCATTACCTCGTGCTGCTCCCAATTGGATGTTTGTGGCTGGTGGAGGGCTACCGCACTTGGCGCACACGACAGGTCCGGTGGAGGGTCTGGGGAGCGCTGGCCGCCCCCTTGGCAGTGTTGGCTTACAACTGGCCGCTCCTGACCGAACAATCAAAACTGCCTTACTGGAAGATGTCGCTGCGCTGGTCTGAGCTGTCTGAGTTTTACTGGTGGATGGTCAGTCCATTGACCGGTCTGGCTTTCTTGACCCTTGTGGCGGTCGTTGCGGTCATTGACCGGCTCGGTCGTCGTTCTCGACACCACCCAAGCCAGGAGGAGGCGCAGCCTTCTGCCAAACTTCCTTCCGAGTGGCTCTGGCTTGGGTTTGTGCTTCTGATCGGCTTGCCCGTCGGATGGATGGTTCTGATGAAAGTCACCGGTCGGACGATGTTCACGCCCCGCTACCTGCTTCCGGCAGTGGTTGGATTGACCCTTCTGGTGATGTATGTCGTGGGCCAACTGACGGCGCACCATGCTCGGTGGGTCGCTCGGGGCATCTGGACGATTCTAGCCGCAGTGGCGCTTTGGACGGGTCTTCAGCCGTGGCAACTGGTCTTGCCAAGGACCGAAGCGGTCTCCAACCTGCCTGACCCAAACCAGCCGGTGCTTGTGGACTGTGTGATGTACCTCCAGCTCAAGCACTACTTTGGTGACCAACTGCCACGGGTTGTGCATGTTTTTGGAGTCCTGACCTATCCGCAGCCGGAAGACCCCAGCCGTGGGTTGCGGGCGATACTGGGCAATCCCCGCGCCCCACGTTTTGAAGACCCAAACGCTTTCTTTGAAGCCAACGAAAGGTTTTACATCGTCTATTGCAAGGATTTTAGGGATGAAAATCTCAAGTTACGACTTGAGAAACATCAGGTACCGGTAGTTCGGCAAACATCTGAATATCTCATCTATGACTTCAGATGGTCAGACATAGAATGA
- a CDS encoding SDR family oxidoreductase — protein sequence MVLDLFRLDGKVALVTGALSEIGAAIALALAEAGADVACHGSARAPEALCEQIRALGRRALAVTGDLYDRAFHGHIVATTMAHFGQIDILVNNASTIRRGAAVELSDEDWDFILGINLTTVFRLSQLVAKDMLERRSGKIINIASLLAFQGGWQAPAFAASKGGVVQLTKSLANEWAARGVNVNAISPGYLEVDSTRPLREDPVRFRQITERIPADRWGSPADLAGAAVFLASAASDYVHGHVLVVDGGWMGR from the coding sequence GTGGTATTGGATTTGTTTCGTCTGGATGGAAAAGTGGCGCTCGTGACCGGCGCGCTTTCCGAGATCGGCGCTGCCATCGCCTTGGCCTTGGCCGAAGCGGGCGCCGATGTCGCCTGCCATGGGTCGGCGCGCGCGCCGGAAGCCCTCTGCGAGCAAATCCGGGCGTTGGGTCGCCGGGCGTTGGCCGTGACGGGCGACCTCTACGACCGGGCGTTTCACGGCCACATCGTGGCGACGACCATGGCGCACTTCGGGCAGATTGATATTTTGGTCAACAACGCCAGCACGATCCGGCGCGGGGCGGCGGTGGAACTCAGTGACGAAGACTGGGATTTCATTCTTGGCATCAACCTGACGACGGTGTTTCGGCTGTCGCAGCTCGTGGCCAAGGACATGCTGGAACGCCGGTCGGGCAAGATCATCAACATTGCCTCGCTGCTGGCGTTTCAAGGCGGTTGGCAAGCCCCAGCGTTTGCCGCATCGAAAGGCGGCGTCGTCCAGTTGACCAAGTCGCTGGCGAATGAGTGGGCCGCGCGTGGTGTCAATGTCAACGCCATTTCGCCCGGTTATCTCGAAGTTGACAGCACGCGCCCCCTGCGGGAGGACCCGGTCCGGTTTCGCCAGATCACGGAGCGCATTCCGGCCGACCGCTGGGGCAGCCCGGCCGACCTGGCCGGCGCGGCGGTGTTTTTGGCCTCGGCGGCGAGCGATTACGTCCACGGGCACGTCCTGGTCGTGGATGGCGGTTGGATGGGACGTTAG